TTTCAGGGGGTGACGTTCCGCGTGGAGCGGGGGGAGATGGTGATTGCACGAATCCTGCACGGCAGCTCGATTGACAGGCAGGGCATGCTGCACACTGGGGACATAATCCGCGAGGTGAACGGTCGTGAGGTCGGCAGCAACCCCCATGAACTGCAGGAGCTGTTGAGGGACTGCAGTGGGAGCATCACACTTAAGGTCCTTCCCAGCTACAGAGACACGCCAACACCGCCACAGGTGAGGAAGACAGAGATGCtccatattattatttattgtctagttttttttaattacctgTGGGAAATTAATAATCCAGTTGCAGTGGCATGCTAAATAagtgaattttattttcaaatgttctTGTGCTCATTTCATATTGAAATCAGTACCATAAGTGCACAGGAATACAGCAGTTTTTCTGGGGTATGCGGTGGTGTATTAAGGCTGCTCAGGAGTTGTACTGTACCTGTCAGGGATTGGGCGAGAGCTGCCTGACCTGGCTGATCTCAGAATGCCAAGCTTCTGAAAATTGAACCCGTAGAGATTCTATTAATAACCCTCCACACACTATCTGGGACATACACTACACTATTCACTTGAGCACCCCCTCTCCTTCTTACTGTaacaggcacacacagcagctgacacTGAGGAGCAGTATGCAGGGTTATGTCAGACACTGACCTTTGTGCGGGGAGGTTCAAATGATCTCATTCtactgtttgctgtttgcttaTGTTATTTGTTGGGTTTTATTCTTGGTAAGAGTTTTAACTTGTGAATTAGAATTATCTGGTTCATGCCCCTCCACCTTACTCAGTTTACTGTCTATTAAGAATTTACAGCAAGAACTACAAATTAATTTGTACAAATTCAGGATAGACAAATTAAATGAGTGCAAAATAAATGCCTCGTTGTGAAAGAGTTGTTAAAGGATCATCCaacatggtcaaaaaagtaAACAGAAGTAACAGAAAATGGCAGCAGTTATGATAGACAAGcagctttcattcattttcttaaaaaagcAGGTATTATTCAGTTTAAATTTTTATGACTCATCAGACACATTATTACTTTGTTCTGCAGccttgaaaaaaatatttaattttatctaGTACATGTGACAATATCACAGTATGCACACCTTAACAGGGATTTAAGGTGTTTTTCAGTTCTGTTGTGTACATTACACCCTGTGTAACTGAACTGACATATTGTTCTCACCCTTTAACTGTAGGTTTATCTGAAGCCACATTTCAACTATAACCCGACCACAGACAATTTGATACCCTGTAAAGAGGCAGGACTGGCCTTCTCCAAGGGAGACATCCTTCATGTAGTAAACAAGGAGGACCCCAACTGGTGGCAGGTGAGTAGGCACATATTTCTTTGCATGGCTAATTGGGGCGTTTGGTACAAATTTGCAAAAGGTGGctaaagatgaggaggaagatgttTGTGACCGATACCTGTTCCTGGCATTCTTTctgtatttgaaatatttaaaccaaTCATCTCTCAACTACTCTGATTTCCATTTAGGCGCGCAAAGTTGTTGGAGGAGCCACTGGTCTCATCCCCAGTCAGTTcttggaggagaagaggaaagctTTTGTGAGAAGAGACTGGGATGCTCCTGGTACTGGTCAGTACAAGTCACGTTTTCTCTTTCACACCATGGTTCCAGCCACTCTTGTTTATTTATCATGACAGTCAAATGTCCCTTGGCTTTAGCACCACCATGTGGTGACCTAACACTTTCTGTATGTGGCACAGGTATGCTCTGTGGAACTCGAactacaaagaaaaagaagaaaaaaatgatgtaCCTCACTGCCAAGAATGCTGGTATGTATCACCACTGATTTTAAGGTTCCTACATATACGAGATTTTGAAAGAGTTGAAGCATAGATGACAGTACAGTACTAATTCTCCTATGCATTGCCTTGAACAGAGTTTGACCGCTATGAGCTGCAGATCTACGAGGAGGTAGCCAAGATGCCGCCGTTCCAGAGGAAAACGCTGGTTCTGATTGGAGCCCAGGGAGTTGGCAGGCGGAGTCTGAAGAACAGACTTATTGTCATGAATCCTCTGAGATACGGAACCACTGTaccctgtgagtgtgtgagacgAGACAGCTGAGGCAATTCAATTGTCTTTACTTGAACCTGCCAGGGTACATGTCACACTTTTCCTCACCTTTTACCTCCAGTCACGTCACGGCGTcccagagaagaggagaaagatggaCAGAACTATTGCTTTGTAACGCGGGAACAGATGGAAAAGGACATCAAGGAGAGCCGTTACCTGGAGCACGGCGAGTATGATGGCAACCTTTATGGCACCAAGATTGACTCGATCCATGAAGTGGTGGATATGGGTCGCACCTGCATCTTAGACGTCAACCCTCAGGTTAGTttaaggcacacacacacacacacactcactgtataGATATTTTTTTACTATAGCTTTGGTTGTGacattctgttttctgttcaggCCCTGAAAGTGTTGAAGACTGCTGAGTTTATGCCATTTGTGGTGTTTATTGCTGCTCCTGAGCTGGACACACTAAGAGCTATGCACAAAGCTGTAATAGATGCTGGACTTACTACCAAACTACTCACGGTAGGTTTTGAGTGGATTTAAGGTTCTCTAAATACTTATGAACAATGACATGGGTGTCAGTGGCCATTACTCATCATCTGAATCTCTTTCTCTACCAGGAGAACGATTTGAAGAAGACTGTGGATGAGAGCGCCAGGATCCGCCGGGCGTACAGCCACTACTTTGACCTGACTATTGTCAATGACAATCTGGACAAGGCCTTTGACAAGCTGCAGGAGGTGGTAGAGCGATTATTCATAGAGCCACAGTGGGTTCCAGTCAGCTGGGTCTACTGATCTGTTCTTACCTCCCCTGCTGGACGGACGAGGCTGTCGAAGCTGCTAGGCCTGGGATGAAAGGAGACACAACCCTGTACTGCgcacacagacaaaatgttGGACATCAGCCCTGTGTGAATTTGGGTCTTGCACAAAGCTGCATCAGAGTCACCTTGATCTGAATTGTCATCTTCCTTAACAGCACACTATGCAACTcacaacacacaggaagtgTACTTACTGGCAAactattattttttaaacaatgctTTCTATTCAAATGGATTGGAAGAAAATACTGACCTGTGTGTCAGGatgttttaaagcaaaaactGTTTTTGCCACGTCCTGTTATTTTAATCTTACATCTCTGTGTGAGATAGGTAAAGTGTATTTATTCTGCAAAAAAAGAGGAGGGCTTGCTCATTAAAAAGGATGATACCTCAGTGTTAACAGTTTACAGTGCACATGCCTCCAGTACGTCATCTCATTTGTCACTACAAACTTGTCATTCATGTAGAATACTGTCATGTAAAGGCTACATTTATGCCCTGGCACTGTTGCAGTTCAACCTCATAAATGCAAAATGTCATGCCAGTCACTGTTTGACGTTGTACAGGAAGAAAAGTAATACTGTAGTGTTTACCCGTTATTTCTCTTTCGCTCAAGCACAACAGACGTTAATTATGTTGATCGTTCGTCGGACATTTGGATCATGTACGTGTTTCGGACTGTTAGACCAGTCAATatggtgctgtgtttgtgtttgtctggaagaaagaaaaactttccACAGGACTCTTGAACAGGGTACTGCATCTCAGAGAACCATCCCTTTTGATGTGATATTACTAAAAACTTaactgttttaaataaagttcaTATTTACTTATAAAGGTATATTTTACAAGATTTcagaaaatatgtattttcagatgtaaaataaataactggTGTTTTCTAATGATCTGCTTTGGTTTTGCTTTGGTCTTTTGGCAGAATTACTTGACAAACATTTatgttcaaaatgtgtttacaagCTAATAGAGAAGGAAATGGTTCCTAAAATCTTGTTGTTAAGGGTCTGTGTATATAACGCCCAATGGATTTTCGttctggaaaacagaaaatagatgACAAGCCTTTTCCCAGTTGTCATTTTGGAGTAGGAAAATGGTTAACAAAAAAAGAGCCTccatccttctttcttttttccttcatattttatacactgatcagtcacaacattaaaaccatgtGCTCTACAACTACATGTCAAGTAACAACCAGCTTTAATATGTTAattcactctcaccactcttATCAGCATCATTGATAGACaccaaaacaaagtcaaaaggaaggtgaatattggacttagatTCATTGTGCGGAAAGAAAAGCAACCCCAAATTAATGCTAAGGTTGCAATGTGGCTATAACCAACTGCTTTCTAACATGTATGCCAAAACAACTTAAGTAAATGTTgagtttacagcttgttgtgtTGCCCACAAGTGGATTAAAATTCAGTCAATGGTTTAAAATCAACTCTTAAAGTTTCTATGGAGAGTCTGTAGGAAAAACCACTGAGTTTAGAAAATACTATATTAACTGTCCAAACACTGAGACAAAGGCCCATGTG
The window above is part of the Lates calcarifer isolate ASB-BC8 linkage group LG15, TLL_Latcal_v3, whole genome shotgun sequence genome. Proteins encoded here:
- the pals2a gene encoding MAGUK p55 subfamily member 6a isoform X2, which codes for MQQVLDNLKDLPSGTGAKDIDLIFLRGIMESPIVRSLAKAHERLGEVKLQAVRDDNVQLVTEILDSLSNLPEKDAAAAELAKILQEPHFKSLIEAHDKVAAKCYEMPRTAVNSDALLTSSLMPADAVRMIGIQKKAGEPLGVTFRVERGEMVIARILHGSSIDRQGMLHTGDIIREVNGREVGSNPHELQELLRDCSGSITLKVLPSYRDTPTPPQVYLKPHFNYNPTTDNLIPCKEAGLAFSKGDILHVVNKEDPNWWQARKVVGGATGLIPSQFLEEKRKAFVRRDWDAPGTGMLCGTRTTKKKKKKMMYLTAKNAEFDRYELQIYEEVAKMPPFQRKTLVLIGAQGVGRRSLKNRLIVMNPLRYGTTVPFTSRRPREEEKDGQNYCFVTREQMEKDIKESRYLEHGEYDGNLYGTKIDSIHEVVDMGRTCILDVNPQALKVLKTAEFMPFVVFIAAPELDTLRAMHKAVIDAGLTTKLLTENDLKKTVDESARIRRAYSHYFDLTIVNDNLDKAFDKLQEVVERLFIEPQWVPVSWVY
- the pals2a gene encoding MAGUK p55 subfamily member 6a isoform X1, coding for MTVANAKSGSVMQQVLDNLKDLPSGTGAKDIDLIFLRGIMESPIVRSLAKAHERLGEVKLQAVRDDNVQLVTEILDSLSNLPEKDAAAAELAKILQEPHFKSLIEAHDKVAAKCYEMPRTAVNSDALLTSSLMPADAVRMIGIQKKAGEPLGVTFRVERGEMVIARILHGSSIDRQGMLHTGDIIREVNGREVGSNPHELQELLRDCSGSITLKVLPSYRDTPTPPQVYLKPHFNYNPTTDNLIPCKEAGLAFSKGDILHVVNKEDPNWWQARKVVGGATGLIPSQFLEEKRKAFVRRDWDAPGTGMLCGTRTTKKKKKKMMYLTAKNAEFDRYELQIYEEVAKMPPFQRKTLVLIGAQGVGRRSLKNRLIVMNPLRYGTTVPFTSRRPREEEKDGQNYCFVTREQMEKDIKESRYLEHGEYDGNLYGTKIDSIHEVVDMGRTCILDVNPQALKVLKTAEFMPFVVFIAAPELDTLRAMHKAVIDAGLTTKLLTENDLKKTVDESARIRRAYSHYFDLTIVNDNLDKAFDKLQEVVERLFIEPQWVPVSWVY
- the pals2a gene encoding MAGUK p55 subfamily member 6a isoform X3, which codes for MPRTAVNSDALLTSSLMPADAVRMIGIQKKAGEPLGVTFRVERGEMVIARILHGSSIDRQGMLHTGDIIREVNGREVGSNPHELQELLRDCSGSITLKVLPSYRDTPTPPQVYLKPHFNYNPTTDNLIPCKEAGLAFSKGDILHVVNKEDPNWWQARKVVGGATGLIPSQFLEEKRKAFVRRDWDAPGTGMLCGTRTTKKKKKKMMYLTAKNAEFDRYELQIYEEVAKMPPFQRKTLVLIGAQGVGRRSLKNRLIVMNPLRYGTTVPFTSRRPREEEKDGQNYCFVTREQMEKDIKESRYLEHGEYDGNLYGTKIDSIHEVVDMGRTCILDVNPQALKVLKTAEFMPFVVFIAAPELDTLRAMHKAVIDAGLTTKLLTENDLKKTVDESARIRRAYSHYFDLTIVNDNLDKAFDKLQEVVERLFIEPQWVPVSWVY